AGCAGAAAACCGACCCCGGCAGCGATGCCGATCGATTGCCAGGGGTGGGTGTGCACGTATTCTTCGGTGCACTGAACAGCCGACTGGCACTGGTCGCGCATCGAACCTTCTCGCTCCTTGAGCATTTCACGAGCCTTGGCAATGTTCGCGTTGATCTTGCTGCGCAGCTCTTCGGTTTGGCCGCCTGCGGTTTCCTGGGTGTGCTTGAGCAGGCGCTCGGTGTCGCCGATCAGAGTGTGAAACTCTTCGATCAGAGCGCTCTGCGCAGCTTGCAGATTACGGCGGTGGGCGGATGTATCGATCAGGGGGCGGGTGCTCCCAGCGGGACCTTCGGGAATCGGGGTGTTATCGCTGGTGCCGAAAGTGGACTCGGTAGACATGCGCAGCTCCTCTTGAATCTCCAGGGCGGAAGGCCCTGTTGCCATAAGTTTCGAGCATTGCGTCTTGGCAAAGGTTCCCGTTTCGTTGAGCCGTGTAGACCGTGTTTAGTCGCTTGGTTCTGGCAATAACGGCAAGGAACAAAAAAGAAAACCCGCCGAAGCGGGTTTTCTTGTCTACAGCAGCGAGTGCAGTAGCCGCTATTACATCAGCGGAATGGTGTAGCTGACGATCAGACGGTTCTGATCGATGTCACGATCGTTGTTGTTGCTGCTGCGATACGTACCATTACGCCATTTCACGCCAAGGTTCTTCAGTGCACCTTCTTGGAAAACGTAACCAATGTCTGTGTTACGTTCCCATTCTTTGCTATTCCCGCCAGCACCAAAGTCGTCGCCGGTAACATAGCGAGTCATGAAGGTCAGGCCAGGAATACCGATGGCAGCGAAGTTGTAATCATAACGAGCCTGCCAGGACTTTTCGTCCGCGTTGGCAAAGTCTGCGCTAAGCATTACATAGTTGACCAGGAACGGATCGGTGCTTTGCCCAGCGTAGGCGAAGCCGGTATCTCCGCTCATTTCCTGATAGGCGAGTCCAAAGCTGTGGCCGCTTACGGAGTAAGTGACCATGGCGCCGAACGCCTTGTTGTCGACGTCGCTGTTACCATCGTCAGTCGAGCGTGCGTAGCGAAGATCCGTCTTCAGAGACTGGTTTTCACCGATCGGCAGGACGTGAACCAGATTGAACGAATGCTGCTTATACACTTCTTCCAGGTTGCTATAGTAATACGCACCTGTCAGGTTCTTCATCAGCGAATAGGTCGCGCCGGCAAACATGAAATCATCTGGCTCGCCAACAAGACCGCCTTTCCCTGCGTAGCTGATGTCTTCGTAGTTGGAGGAGTTACGGTTGTTCTCTTCGGTCAGATACCCCACGTCCAGGGTAAGCCCATCGACTTCCTTCGAAATCAGCTGTGCGCCTTGGAAAGTCTGCGGCAGAAGACGCGAGTCGCTTCTGGCGATAGCCATATTCTTAGGCTCTAACGCGCCAACCTTCAAAATTGTGTTGGAGACTTTCACCTTCGCTGTGGCATGAAGAGAGGAATAGTCGTCCGGCGCCTCATTTCCGAAACCGCCTGGCAGAAGGCCTGTGCCTGCGCGATCTGCACTCGAATCCAGCTTGACGCCCAGCAGTCCGAGCGCATCAACACCAAATCCGACCGTGCCTTCGGTAAAACCGGACTCAACGCGCAGAATGAAACCTTGAGCCCATTCCTCTTGCTTCGACTGTGCAGTAGAGGCGTTGGTGCGGTTGTCAGAGTTGTAGTAGAAGTTACGCAGTTCCAGGCCAGCCTTGGTGTCTTCGATGAAGGCGGCTTGGGCCATGGTTGGGATAGCCAGTGTTGCTCCCAGAGTGGCGAGGGCCACGCCCCGGGCGATGGGGGTCTTGAGCATTTCTTATTTCTCCTCGTTGGATGATGCTCTGAAGTCGCTCTTTACGGCGCCATGCAATAAAACATTACAGAGGTTTTTCAACCTTTAGACTTTAGTCGCCAAGCCCTGCAAGTCAACGTGCTAGACGGTCGCAGGCATATCGTGCAAGTGCTCGATATTCGCGTACGACTCGTAATGTTGCACTAGACAACAGCCTGGCGGTTAAAGACTAAAGGGTGTGCCGGGCAATCTGCGTCGCCACGGGTGGCAGCATCCTAGCCTTTTGCTCGGGCAGAGTCGAATGGCCATCGCATAATCGCCTGATGAGTGAGGCTGAATTCACATTTTTGTTGCTAGTGTTTTTGCCGTGTCGTCGATTGATCAATGGTGAGCCGAAGGGCGCTTGCTAGAATTCGAGCACTTAACATAGCGAGAACGTCAGATGTTGCCGGAATGCCAACTGTTCGGGACCTTGGGCTGCCATCTATGTGAGCAGGCTGAGGAAGTGCTCATGCCTTTGGTCGAATATGGGCTGCTGGTCGAGTTGATCGATATCGCGGAGCGTTCTGATTGGGTCGAGGATTACGGTTTGCGAATCCCGGTGCTTCGTCGCGTCGACACAGGTGCCGAGTTGGACTGGCCCTTCGAGGCAGAGCAGGTGGTGGGCTTTCTACAAGGTTCGACGTGACAGTGAACAAATTACAGGCATAAAAAAACCGGCATGTTTGCCGGTTTTTTTGTTCAGCTAAAGCGGCTGGCTGAACAGCGGGATATGGTCGGAGCGACTGGATTCGAACCAGCGACCTTCTCGTCCCGAACGAGACGCGCTACCAAGCTGCGCTACGCTCCGAAGATGGCGCGCATTCTACAGAAAAAGTTTTGTTGCACAAGGCGTTAGGAGGGATTTTTTTGGAGCTGCCAGGCTTTTGCGAGCTGCTGGTGGAGCACCGACCTTCGCGGCAGACAACCTGGTATCCCTGGTATCTATCTGGTACGAAGGTCGACCTGGCTTAAAGTTCGCGTACGGTCCGTACCTGATCCTTGTTCACTTTGCCCGGTTTGCCATCGATCTGCTCATATTCGTAGAAGCCCGACTCATCATCGAAATCAGGGCGGTCCAGGGTTTGAATTTCACGGCCATCGTTGAGCGTGATCACGCTGGGGTTCGCGCAGCCGGCGAGGACGGTAAAGCCCAGTGCGAGTAGCAGGGCGGGGATGGTGCGTGGTTGCATGACGCTGTTCCTTCTGCGGGTTTCGATACCCATGGGACGAAACCCGCTAGGCTGAAGTTCCCCGGCCCGAGCCGGTAGTCTTGAGCAGCTCCGCTGTATTCAGGTTGGCAAGGCGAGGGTCGCAGGGGGGTACCTCAAGCGCGCGGGCGCCAAGATGAAGAAGTGCGCGCAAAGGGCTGCGCTCTCCAGCCAACCAGCAAGCGTCAACCTCGGTCCGTCGTCTGGTTGGAATTATGCTGAACAGCGGCTCCCACTGGCCTTCGCAGCTCAGCATGACGGGGCTGCCTGGCTCTTCGATAGCGCTCTGATAGAGCGATTGAAGCAAGGGGCGGTCGATCAACGGTGTGTCGCACGGCAGCACGAGCATCCATTCGTTGCGAGCAGATGCAAGGCCACCTCGTATTCCTGCAAGGGGGCCGGGAAATCCCTGCTCTTCATCGCTTATCAGCAGGTCGGCATAGTCCGCATAGCGAGATCGATTACGGTTGCAGGACAGCAGGAGGTCGTCTGTCATCGGCCGAACAGTCTCATGCAGCCAGGCAATCAGTGGGCGGCCCTGCCACTCGACCAGCCCCTTGTCCTGTCCCCCCATGCGCTGTCCACGACCGCCCGCCAGAAGCAGAATGGAACAGGAAGGCAGCAGCGGGTCGGACATGGCGTCGCTCCGGAAAAGGCTTGCGTATAGCACTCAGGCTGGCGGCCAGGCAACACCTGGCGTTCATGCTCGCGGAAGCGCGCAGGCTTGGCGCTCGGGTTGTTAGAACCTGTGTCGCGCTTCGGTCACATGGCGTTGCTTTGGCTAAACCAACGGAAAATCCTGTTGTCTATCTCCTCCATCCACTTTCTCTGGAAGCGGGTGCGCCTGCTTAATTGGCTGATACAAGGAGAACAATCAAATGCAGGAGAGAAACGTTTGGGTTGATTATGCCAAGGCGATCGGAATCATTCTTGTTGTCTATGGGCATGTCGCGCGAGGTGTATTCAATGCCGGATTGCCGATGGACGAGGCGCGATTCGTGCTGGTAGACAGCATCATCTACAGCTTTCACATGCCGCTGTTTTTCTTCCTGTCGGGTTTGTTCTTCTTTGACTCGTTGCAGAAGCGGGGAAGGGGTGGGTTGATCATCAATAAGGTCGACACAATCGTCTATCCCTTTATCGTCTGGTCATTACTGCAAGGTCTTTTCGAGGTTGTCCTGTCGAATTACACGAACGGCCAGGTCACCCTGGTCGAAGTGTTCTCGTTGCTCTGGATGCCACGGGCGCAGTTCTGGTTTCTGTACGCTCTGTTTCTGGTGTTTGTGGTTTGCGCATTTCTTTATGCGCGGGCAGATCGGCGCTACTTCCTGCCATTCGTGGTCTTGTTCGGCCTGCTGTACGTATTCCAACAGGATCTGACGGTGAACAACATGACCCGCTTCATCCTGGGCAACACCGTCTTCTTCGCCTTGGGCGTCTGGTTCAACGAGGTCAAGGCGTTCTTTCTCGCGCGTTATACGCAGCTGACATTATTTTTTGGTGCGCTGTTCATCTTGGGGCAGTATCTGTTTCACGTGACGTTCGGGCTGAATTATGCCGATGGTGGTATGGCGGTACTCGCGCTTGCAACCATATCCATCTTTTTCATGATCGCGTTGTCGATGTGGCTCGGTCAGTTTCGTGCGGATTGGTTTCTATTTATCGGCGCTTCGTCGATGACGATCTACCTGATGCATATTCTTGCTGGTAGCGGAGTGCGGGTAATACTCAGCAAATTTCTTGGTATCGACTCCATCGCCGCGCATCTGGTGGTCGGAACGCTGATCGGCACGGCGGCTCCGTTGCTGGCGCAAGTGGTGATCAATCGCTACAAACTGCACTTCTTGCTCACCCCTCCCAAGCAGATTTCGGCATCTCAGTTCCATATGCGCAAGGCTGTTGCCCACTAGCGCAGCTTGCAATATTCAGGCAGAGATACCGCTCAGCAGGCCTTGCTTGCTGAGCGGTATCGCGAATGAGGCATTAGCCGCAGCCGATGCGCTCTATGTTCATATCCTTGTCGGTATAAATATTCAGTCTCTGCGAGTTGTATTCCAGCGTGACGATATCGTCTGGCCGCAGGACGCGCGCGCTGGTGGCGCCGGATTGCTCCCTTGCTCGCTCAAGTTTTTCAGGCGTGGCGGTTTGGCCAATCAGGTTTGCCACGGCATCGGCGTTGCACCGTCCGGCTGACTGGGGCGGATTGCCATCTGACGGTGCTGTAGAAGCTGTTTGACAACCTGTCAGTACAAATGTGGCTGAGGCTATGGCGATCGGTAGGACTCTTTTGATGCGCTGCACAACATCTCCTTTTTCGTCGGGTTTGTCGGAGCGCAACTACTATCAAAGATACGAGCGTGCCGATAGGCCTCCATGCCGGTTGGAAAAAATAGCTGTGGATGGGAACCGAAGCGGCGCTGACTCGTCTTAATGGCTGATGGCGCTTTGCAATCCCTGGCTGCGAGAAAAATAAGGAGTTCCGCTATGTTCAAATCCTCTCTACTCAAGCGTGTCGCTACGGTGCTGGCTGCTCTGCACTTGCTGCTGGTGGCTCAGGTGCCGCTGGCACAAGCTGCGATGATCGGCACGCCTGAGGTCGTTGCTGAACATCAGCAGCAGGTCGATCGGCAACAGCTGCTAACAATGCTGGATGATCAGGAGGTGCAAAAAAAGCTGGAAGCTATGGGCGTCGAACGTGATCAGGTTGAAAAGCGCATCAACGGCCTGACGGCGGCAGAATTAGCCCAGTTCAATCAGCAGCTTGATCAGGCCCCTGCAGGGGCAGGCGTTGTTGGCGTGATCGTGCTGTTTCTGGTGATCTTCATCATCACGGACATGCTCTGCGCCACTAACATCTTCAACTTCGTCAACTGCATCAATCGTTGAGCCAGCGGCTGCTCATACTGCTGCTGATCGGTCTGCTCGGGGGCTGCGCGCGAACGGCGGTTACGCTTGTCGATCATGCACAGCTCCCGGCACGAGCCGAGCTGGTGGACGTGCCGTTTTACCCGCAGCAAGACTACCAATGCGGTCCAGCTGCGTTGGCAACCATGCTTGCGCAGCGTGATATTGATGCAACGCCGGAAGCGCTTGTAGAGCAGGTCTACATTCCCAAGCGCAAAGGCAGTTTGCAGGTGGAGATGGTCGCTGCCGCCCGTTCTGCTGGGCTTCTCGTCTATCCGCTGCAGCCTAGTCTCAGTGATCTCCTTGCCGAGGTTGCGGCCGGCAATCCGGTGCTGGTTCTGCAGAATCTCGCTTTCGATCGTTGGCCCCAGTGGCATTTTGCCGTGGTGGTCGGCTATGACCTTGCAGAACAGAAAATTGTTCTTCGGTCTGGTACTACGAAGCGTTTGGTGGTGAGCTTTCATGAGTTCGAGCGATCGTGGCGCAAGGCCGAGCGTTGGGCCGTGCTTACTTTGCAGCCACAGCAGGTACCACAAACTGCGCAAGAAACAGTCTGGCTGCGCAGTGCCAGCGATCTGGAAGAAGTGGGGCAAGTGCGTGCGGCTCGGACGGCATACGAAGTCGGCGCGAAGCGCTGGAACTCGGCGCTCACGCAATTCGCATTGGCGAACAGCCAGTATGCAGCTGGAGAAAAAGCTGCGGCTGAGGAATCGTTACGGGTCAGTGTTCGTCTCGACCCCGGTTTCGCCATTGGCTGGTTCAATCTTTCCCAGGTGATGGCTGAGAGGGGGTGTGATTCGGGCGCTCGCCAAGCGCAAGCCTGCGCCATGCGAATGGATCCGGATGATGCTCGACTCAGAGCGCCGCTGCCGGTCCAGGAGGACCAGCACGCGGCGCAATGCTTGCCAAGCCCGCCGTGCGTGTCGAAATGAGCTCGGTCAGAAGCCAAGCTTGTCGCGCAGGTTGTAGTACATCGCCCCAAGTGCGCTGAGCGGTACCTGAAAACGCTGTCCTCCTGGGAAAGGGTAGTGAGGCAGGCTGGCGAACGCATCGAAGCGCTCTGCCTGGCCGCTCAAGGCTTCGGCGATCACCTTTCCAGCGACATGTGTATAGGTGACGCCATGACCGCTACAGCCCTGCGAATAATAAATGTTGCTGCCCAGCCGCCCAACCTGGGGAAGCCGTGAAAGCGTCAGCAGGAAATTGCCTGTCCAGGCAAAGTCGATCTTCACTTTTCCCAGCTGCGGAAAGGTTTTCAGCATTTTGGGCCGAATGATCGATTCGATGTCGGCGGGATCACGTGCGCCATACACGACGCCGCCACCATAGATGAGCCGTTTATCCGCTGAGAGCCGGTAGTAATCGAGCAGATAATTGCAGTCTTCTACGCAATAGTCCTGGGGCAGAAGGCCGCTCGCGAATTCATCGTCAAGTGGCTCCGTCGCGACCACTTGCGTGCCGCAAGGCATGGATTTGGCTGCGAGCTCGGGAATCAAATTGCCAAGATAGGCGTTGCCTGCAGCCACGACGAATCTTGCGCGTACGGATCCCTTCGGAGTGTGTACCAGCGGTGCGTCGCCATATTCGACGCGAAGCGCGGGGGATTGCTCGAAGATGCTGCCTCCCAGGGATTCAACAGCTGCGGCTTCTCCGAGTGCCAGATTGAGAGGGTGAATATGGCCGCCTTGCGTGTCGAGCATGCCTCCGGCATAGCGCTCGCAAGCGACCACTCGCCGTATGTCTTGCTCATCCAGTAGCTCGAGGTGCTGGTAACCATATCTTTCCCACAAGGCCTTCTGCGCTTCGAGGTGGTGCATCTGCTTCTGATTGAAGGCGGCGAATACGCCTCCGTCTTTCAGGTCGCACTGAATGCCATAGCGTGCTACACGTTCGCGGATGATTCGTCCGCCTTCGAATGCCATATCCCCGATCAACTTCGCGGCCGAGGCGCTCGCAGTGCGCTCGATGCTGTCAAGGTCTCGGCTGTAGCTATTGACGATCTGGCCGCCATTGCGCCCAGAAGCGCCGAAACCAACCTTCGCGGCTTCCAATACGATTACGCTGAAACCCTTTTCAAGGAGAAACAGGGCCGTCGATAAACCGGTGTATCCAGCACCGATCACGCACACGTCGGCCTGCTTGTTGTCCTGGAGTTCTGGCCGAACAACGGTCGAGTTGGCCGTCGCTGCGTAGTAGGAGGCTGGATAGCTGTTGTGCAGCATCTTGGATTCTCTGTTCTGAATTTTTTACGCATGCTAGCGCTTGACTCTGTAGTTCGCCAGCACGACGGCATGGCGAGCAGGAATTTTCAAAATTTCCAAATATCAGTGAGTTAGACGAAAAAACTGCTTGACTCTTTTTCTACGGGCTTTAGAATGCGCCCCCATCGAAGGCACATAGCTCAGTTGGTTAGAGCACCACCTTGACATGGTGGGGGTCGTTGGTTCGAATCCAATTGTGCCTACCAATTCGATAAAAGGGTCGCTTACGCGGCCCTTTTTTTTGGCTTGCTTGTCAGCGGTTAGGGTTTCTGCAAGCATCGCCAGCCTTGTTTTCCTTCCAGTGACTTCGGTTCGGTCGGGTGAGCCTCAGGCTCCTGCCATTGTGCGGCAGATATGCTCGCCGAATCGCTTTACTGGCTCATCCCAACCCATGTGGCCTTTGGTACGGGTCACCACTAGGAGAG
This DNA window, taken from Pseudomonas sp. FeN3W, encodes the following:
- a CDS encoding PA2778 family cysteine peptidase, which encodes MSQRLLILLLIGLLGGCARTAVTLVDHAQLPARAELVDVPFYPQQDYQCGPAALATMLAQRDIDATPEALVEQVYIPKRKGSLQVEMVAAARSAGLLVYPLQPSLSDLLAEVAAGNPVLVLQNLAFDRWPQWHFAVVVGYDLAEQKIVLRSGTTKRLVVSFHEFERSWRKAERWAVLTLQPQQVPQTAQETVWLRSASDLEEVGQVRAARTAYEVGAKRWNSALTQFALANSQYAAGEKAAAEESLRVSVRLDPGFAIGWFNLSQVMAERGCDSGARQAQACAMRMDPDDARLRAPLPVQEDQHAAQCLPSPPCVSK
- a CDS encoding OprD family porin; translation: MLKTPIARGVALATLGATLAIPTMAQAAFIEDTKAGLELRNFYYNSDNRTNASTAQSKQEEWAQGFILRVESGFTEGTVGFGVDALGLLGVKLDSSADRAGTGLLPGGFGNEAPDDYSSLHATAKVKVSNTILKVGALEPKNMAIARSDSRLLPQTFQGAQLISKEVDGLTLDVGYLTEENNRNSSNYEDISYAGKGGLVGEPDDFMFAGATYSLMKNLTGAYYYSNLEEVYKQHSFNLVHVLPIGENQSLKTDLRYARSTDDGNSDVDNKAFGAMVTYSVSGHSFGLAYQEMSGDTGFAYAGQSTDPFLVNYVMLSADFANADEKSWQARYDYNFAAIGIPGLTFMTRYVTGDDFGAGGNSKEWERNTDIGYVFQEGALKNLGVKWRNGTYRSSNNNDRDIDQNRLIVSYTIPLM
- a CDS encoding glutaredoxin family protein, whose amino-acid sequence is MLPECQLFGTLGCHLCEQAEEVLMPLVEYGLLVELIDIAERSDWVEDYGLRIPVLRRVDTGAELDWPFEAEQVVGFLQGST
- a CDS encoding acyltransferase — translated: MQERNVWVDYAKAIGIILVVYGHVARGVFNAGLPMDEARFVLVDSIIYSFHMPLFFFLSGLFFFDSLQKRGRGGLIINKVDTIVYPFIVWSLLQGLFEVVLSNYTNGQVTLVEVFSLLWMPRAQFWFLYALFLVFVVCAFLYARADRRYFLPFVVLFGLLYVFQQDLTVNNMTRFILGNTVFFALGVWFNEVKAFFLARYTQLTLFFGALFILGQYLFHVTFGLNYADGGMAVLALATISIFFMIALSMWLGQFRADWFLFIGASSMTIYLMHILAGSGVRVILSKFLGIDSIAAHLVVGTLIGTAAPLLAQVVINRYKLHFLLTPPKQISASQFHMRKAVAH
- a CDS encoding I78 family peptidase inhibitor, whose protein sequence is MQRIKRVLPIAIASATFVLTGCQTASTAPSDGNPPQSAGRCNADAVANLIGQTATPEKLERAREQSGATSARVLRPDDIVTLEYNSQRLNIYTDKDMNIERIGCG
- a CDS encoding FAD-binding oxidoreductase, with product MLHNSYPASYYAATANSTVVRPELQDNKQADVCVIGAGYTGLSTALFLLEKGFSVIVLEAAKVGFGASGRNGGQIVNSYSRDLDSIERTASASAAKLIGDMAFEGGRIIRERVARYGIQCDLKDGGVFAAFNQKQMHHLEAQKALWERYGYQHLELLDEQDIRRVVACERYAGGMLDTQGGHIHPLNLALGEAAAVESLGGSIFEQSPALRVEYGDAPLVHTPKGSVRARFVVAAGNAYLGNLIPELAAKSMPCGTQVVATEPLDDEFASGLLPQDYCVEDCNYLLDYYRLSADKRLIYGGGVVYGARDPADIESIIRPKMLKTFPQLGKVKIDFAWTGNFLLTLSRLPQVGRLGSNIYYSQGCSGHGVTYTHVAGKVIAEALSGQAERFDAFASLPHYPFPGGQRFQVPLSALGAMYYNLRDKLGF
- the mobA gene encoding molybdenum cofactor guanylyltransferase MobA, with the protein product MSDPLLPSCSILLLAGGRGQRMGGQDKGLVEWQGRPLIAWLHETVRPMTDDLLLSCNRNRSRYADYADLLISDEEQGFPGPLAGIRGGLASARNEWMLVLPCDTPLIDRPLLQSLYQSAIEEPGSPVMLSCEGQWEPLFSIIPTRRRTEVDACWLAGERSPLRALLHLGARALEVPPCDPRLANLNTAELLKTTGSGRGTSA
- a CDS encoding YgdI/YgdR family lipoprotein, encoding MQPRTIPALLLALGFTVLAGCANPSVITLNDGREIQTLDRPDFDDESGFYEYEQIDGKPGKVNKDQVRTVREL
- a CDS encoding DUF883 family protein, which translates into the protein MSTESTFGTSDNTPIPEGPAGSTRPLIDTSAHRRNLQAAQSALIEEFHTLIGDTERLLKHTQETAGGQTEELRSKINANIAKAREMLKEREGSMRDQCQSAVQCTEEYVHTHPWQSIGIAAGVGFLLGLISRR
- a CDS encoding PA2779 family protein yields the protein MFKSSLLKRVATVLAALHLLLVAQVPLAQAAMIGTPEVVAEHQQQVDRQQLLTMLDDQEVQKKLEAMGVERDQVEKRINGLTAAELAQFNQQLDQAPAGAGVVGVIVLFLVIFIITDMLCATNIFNFVNCINR